In Sporohalobacter salinus, a single genomic region encodes these proteins:
- the panD gene encoding aspartate 1-decarboxylase: protein MMRTMHKSKIHRATVTEANLDYVGSITIDRDLIEAADILPNERVQVVNNNNGSRLETYVIAGKRGSGIICLNGAAARKVQPEDEVIIISYGLMKDTVARDLEPKVILVDENNQIIEA, encoded by the coding sequence ATGATGCGGACTATGCATAAATCCAAAATTCATCGGGCAACGGTTACAGAAGCTAATTTAGATTACGTAGGCAGTATAACTATTGATAGAGACTTAATTGAAGCAGCAGATATTTTACCCAATGAAAGAGTACAGGTAGTTAATAATAATAATGGATCTAGGCTTGAAACTTATGTTATTGCTGGCAAACGGGGATCAGGAATTATCTGTCTTAATGGAGCAGCAGCTAGAAAGGTTCAACCTGAAGATGAAGTTATAATAATTTCTTATGGACTTATGAAGGATACTGTTGCTAGAGACTTAGAGCCTAAAGTGATTTTAGTAGATGAGAATAATCAAATCATTGAAGCTTAA